From the genome of Geminocystis herdmanii PCC 6308, one region includes:
- a CDS encoding EAL domain-containing protein encodes MNDTAEHKHLLKIEYDNIKQNIILKNEVYSIGRHSSNSIVIHHPTISRYHCSILPVKYKDKNQQELFWIIDGDLKGNRSANGLFVNGVKSLSHELKSGDKITIGGDQVEVTYLIYNEHNIKEISLSELNINSNLSPKDDSQDTIIKDFFSRVPTTLTGKEDKKNFFIEEILFILHNQNTDLYCPILTIDLNNKITYTNSIFKDKFPNFRQNYKVNPFIKNLILDLEDSEKDFCLREINYQEHNYTQYAYYIENKTQIKSYIFSFSERDSIENALRESEEKYRAVVRQISEGIILIDPITKQIIEANNAYCTLIGYTNQEILSVKLSELVATDPEISDSIIRRVLRDRLNLTQESIHRHKDGTLINVEVNISTIYYSAKEFICCAVRDITERKLAEEMLRYQACHDVLTELGNRNLFNEQLHKTIARAQRYKYKFAIMFIDLDRFKNINDTLGHDIGDKFLQAVAHRIRDCLRNSDLIARWGGDEFTILLSEIKLPHDVAIVAERILHSLKQPFGVMEYQLRAYLSIGIALYPQDGDNLETLLKNADTALYQIKNEGGNNYKYYNPSMNHQQKELLRMEGYLYEAIKQNQFELYYQPQINVMTSQIIGMEALIRWQHPVLGRVSPIQFIPIAEETGLINALGEWVLFTACKQAKTWQKMGFNPIKIAVNLSPRQFQQKNLVSTFKDIISKTELDPQYLELEITESSIIDHPELTKDILDRLIELGISISMDDFGSGYSSLGYLKKFPFQKIKIDQSFVRELKNEPQDLAIISAVITLGRGFDLQVVAEGIETKEQLQLLKELQCEIMQGYFFSHPLSVDKATELLEYVSNNGFILPC; translated from the coding sequence ATGAATGATACCGCAGAACATAAACATTTATTAAAAATAGAATATGATAACATTAAACAAAATATTATCTTAAAAAATGAAGTTTATTCCATAGGTCGTCATTCTAGCAATAGTATTGTTATTCATCACCCAACTATTTCCCGTTATCATTGCTCAATTTTACCTGTTAAATATAAAGACAAAAATCAACAAGAATTATTCTGGATAATAGACGGAGATTTAAAAGGAAATCGTAGTGCTAATGGCTTATTTGTTAACGGAGTTAAGTCTTTATCCCATGAATTAAAATCAGGAGATAAAATTACTATTGGTGGAGATCAAGTTGAAGTAACCTATTTAATTTATAATGAACATAATATAAAAGAAATATCTCTTTCTGAGCTAAATATTAACAGTAATTTATCCCCTAAAGATGACTCTCAAGATACTATTATCAAAGATTTTTTTTCAAGAGTACCAACAACTTTAACAGGGAAAGAAGATAAAAAGAATTTTTTTATTGAAGAAATATTATTTATTTTACATAATCAAAATACTGACTTATATTGTCCGATTTTAACGATCGATCTTAACAATAAAATAACTTATACTAATAGTATTTTTAAAGATAAATTTCCTAATTTTAGACAAAACTATAAAGTAAATCCTTTTATTAAAAACCTAATTTTAGATTTAGAAGATAGTGAAAAAGATTTTTGTTTGAGAGAGATTAATTATCAAGAACATAACTATACTCAATATGCTTATTATATTGAAAATAAAACTCAAATTAAAAGCTATATTTTTTCCTTTAGTGAAAGAGATAGTATTGAAAATGCTTTAAGAGAAAGTGAAGAAAAATATCGAGCAGTAGTAAGGCAAATATCGGAAGGAATTATTTTAATTGATCCCATCACGAAACAGATTATTGAAGCGAATAACGCCTATTGTACCTTAATCGGCTATACTAATCAAGAAATTTTGTCGGTGAAACTGTCAGAGTTAGTGGCAACAGACCCCGAAATTAGTGATAGTATTATTAGAAGGGTATTGCGCGATCGATTAAACTTAACTCAAGAATCAATACATCGTCACAAAGACGGTACTTTAATCAACGTCGAAGTTAATATTAGCACCATTTATTATAGTGCCAAAGAATTTATTTGTTGCGCAGTAAGAGATATAACCGAAAGAAAATTGGCTGAGGAAATGTTACGTTATCAGGCTTGTCATGATGTCTTAACAGAATTAGGAAATCGTAACCTATTTAATGAGCAACTCCATAAAACCATCGCCCGCGCGCAAAGATATAAATATAAATTTGCCATTATGTTTATTGACTTAGACAGATTTAAAAACATTAACGATACTTTAGGTCATGATATAGGAGATAAATTTTTACAAGCAGTAGCCCATAGAATCCGAGATTGTTTGAGAAATTCCGACTTAATTGCCCGTTGGGGAGGGGATGAATTTACGATTCTTCTGTCCGAAATTAAACTCCCCCATGATGTTGCGATCGTAGCTGAAAGAATATTACACAGTTTAAAACAACCCTTTGGCGTGATGGAATATCAACTTAGAGCGTATTTAAGTATTGGTATTGCCCTTTATCCCCAAGACGGAGATAACCTAGAGACGTTATTAAAAAATGCTGACACAGCGTTATATCAAATCAAAAATGAAGGAGGAAATAACTATAAATATTACAACCCTTCCATGAATCATCAGCAAAAAGAATTATTACGCATGGAAGGTTACTTATATGAAGCAATCAAACAAAATCAGTTTGAATTATATTATCAACCCCAAATCAACGTAATGACATCCCAAATCATCGGCATGGAAGCCTTAATTCGTTGGCAACATCCCGTTTTAGGAAGGGTATCTCCCATACAATTTATTCCCATTGCCGAGGAAACAGGGCTAATTAATGCTTTAGGAGAATGGGTTTTATTTACAGCGTGTAAACAGGCTAAAACATGGCAAAAAATGGGTTTTAATCCTATTAAAATAGCGGTTAATTTATCTCCCCGTCAATTTCAACAAAAAAATTTAGTCTCAACTTTTAAAGATATTATATCTAAAACAGAATTAGACCCCCAATATTTAGAATTAGAGATCACCGAAAGCAGTATAATTGATCATCCAGAATTAACTAAAGATATTCTCGATCGACTGATAGAGTTGGGAATTTCCATTTCTATGGATGATTTTGGTTCGGGATATTCTTCTTTGGGATACTTAAAAAAATTCCCATTTCAGAAGATAAAAATAGACCAAAGTTTTGTCAGAGAATTGAAAAATGAACCTCAAGATTTAGCCATTATTTCCGCCGTGATTACTTTAGGCAGAGGATTTGATTTACAGGTAGTAGCAGAAGGTATTGAAACCAAAGAACAATTACAATTATTAAAAGAATTACAGTGTGAAATTATGCAAGGTTATTTTTTCAGTCATCCTTTATCCGTAGATAAAGCAACAGAATTATTAGAATATGTTTCTAATAATGGTTTTATTCTTCCCTGTTAA
- a CDS encoding HepT-like ribonuclease domain-containing protein, with protein sequence MSRSLALYLTDIITSIDKIKKYTLNLSYDQLLEDEKTLESIIYNLMIIGEATKKIPPEIRIKYKQIEWQKIAGLRDFIAHVYFSININIVWNIVQTKLDDLRICIQEILENEKLDI encoded by the coding sequence ATGTCTCGTAGCCTTGCCCTTTATTTAACTGATATTATTACCAGTATTGATAAGATTAAAAAATATACATTAAACCTAAGCTATGATCAACTATTAGAAGATGAAAAAACTCTTGAGTCTATCATCTATAATTTAATGATTATCGGTGAAGCAACAAAGAAAATTCCTCCAGAAATAAGAATAAAATATAAGCAAATAGAATGGCAAAAAATAGCAGGATTAAGAGATTTTATCGCTCATGTTTATTTTTCAATTAATATCAATATTGTCTGGAATATAGTTCAAACAAAACTAGATGATTTAAGAATTTGTATCCAAGAAATTCTTGAGAATGAAAAACTAGATATTTAA
- a CDS encoding nucleotidyltransferase family protein: MINTIENKDKILNKDKILKILKKQENLFDIYDIKTLALFGSTARNEATEKSDLDFLVEFKTSPTFDNYMDLKFYLEELFNKPVDLVIKQDLKPIIKEKVMKEALYVS, from the coding sequence ATGATAAATACCATAGAAAATAAAGATAAAATACTCAATAAAGATAAGATTTTAAAAATACTAAAAAAACAAGAAAATCTCTTTGATATATATGATATAAAAACTCTGGCTTTATTTGGCTCAACGGCAAGAAATGAAGCAACAGAAAAAAGTGATTTAGACTTTTTAGTCGAATTTAAAACAAGTCCTACATTTGATAATTATATGGACTTAAAATTTTACTTAGAGGAATTATTCAATAAACCAGTCGATTTAGTCATAAAGCAAGATTTAAAACCGATAATTAAAGAAAAAGTGATGAAGGAGGCTCTTTATGTCTCGTAG
- a CDS encoding type II toxin-antitoxin system RelE/ParE family toxin: MAYRVVWSPKAVEDVEAIAAYIARDSPSYAAAVVSRAIEITNNLQTDAKQGRLIPEIEESTIIEQFAYSYRVIYRVEGEIVTVIAVIHGKRLLYLTE, from the coding sequence ATGGCTTATCGAGTAGTTTGGTCTCCAAAAGCAGTGGAAGATGTGGAAGCGATCGCCGCTTATATCGCTAGGGATTCGCCGTCTTATGCGGCAGCGGTGGTTTCTAGGGCGATCGAGATTACCAATAATTTACAAACCGATGCGAAACAGGGAAGATTAATTCCTGAGATTGAGGAATCCACAATTATCGAACAATTTGCCTATAGTTATCGTGTCATTTACCGTGTAGAAGGGGAAATAGTGACAGTTATTGCGGTTATTCATGGCAAAAGATTATTATATTTAACAGAGTAA
- a CDS encoding DUF3143 domain-containing protein — MPKLTAQSPLYNFPLPEIEQWLKTMGCEQNLRALNCWYVKKRGWEAQISLETEDLIVNYLNAGADGSDIKRAFRYSLSLQDIEDAVFSGP, encoded by the coding sequence ATGCCAAAATTAACTGCCCAAAGTCCTTTATATAACTTTCCCTTACCTGAAATTGAACAATGGTTAAAAACCATGGGATGTGAACAAAACCTCCGTGCACTTAATTGTTGGTATGTGAAAAAAAGAGGATGGGAGGCACAAATAAGCCTAGAGACAGAAGATTTAATCGTCAATTATCTTAATGCTGGTGCGGATGGTAGCGACATAAAAAGGGCATTTCGTTATTCCCTTTCCCTTCAAGACATTGAAGACGCTGTTTTCTCAGGTCCATAA
- a CDS encoding J domain-containing protein — protein MNSTKKNFSFPPKGYFANTYYGLFNLHPSASVMDIRRTYRELSKLYHPDTTDLPLEEAKQKFQKLNEAYGILANPDRRSIYDLQIGYSRWNVIQSPYDFSLSEEEEDGMRSGYLDATDRPLSSGELFALLLMGSTIVGCMLLAITIAWLRTSAI, from the coding sequence GTGAACTCTACTAAGAAAAATTTTTCTTTTCCCCCTAAAGGATATTTTGCCAATACCTATTACGGATTATTTAATTTACATCCCTCAGCGTCAGTCATGGATATTAGAAGGACTTATCGAGAGTTAAGTAAACTTTATCACCCTGACACTACAGATTTACCTTTGGAGGAGGCAAAACAAAAGTTTCAAAAATTAAATGAGGCTTACGGTATTTTAGCTAATCCCGATCGTCGATCGATCTATGATTTACAAATCGGCTATTCTCGTTGGAATGTGATTCAAAGCCCCTATGATTTTTCTCTGTCAGAAGAAGAAGAAGACGGCATGAGATCAGGATACTTAGATGCTACCGATCGACCTTTATCCAGTGGTGAACTATTTGCCTTATTATTAATGGGAAGTACGATCGTGGGCTGTATGTTGTTGGCGATAACTATTGCGTGGTTGAGGACTTCTGCTATATAG
- a CDS encoding thylakoid membrane photosystem I accumulation factor, with product MLTTLSYFKRILIIALCTLTFWFSYSGISQADIDNDRYDGNIFVVYAGNGSLVPSKLTLKQSLARELPVVLVYYLDDNSDSKQYAFIVSRYQEFYGRAASIIPINIDTIPQKETFQPDEVGYYYKQGIPQTVVLDQQGKVVFDEVGQSRFEDVDDVLRKIFDLVPRSESVELKRKTFNQFNSELVPQAK from the coding sequence ATGTTAACAACTCTGTCTTATTTTAAACGTATCTTAATTATTGCTTTATGTACCCTAACTTTTTGGTTTAGTTATAGCGGTATCTCTCAAGCCGACATTGACAACGATCGATATGATGGTAATATTTTTGTGGTTTATGCTGGTAATGGTTCATTAGTACCCTCAAAATTAACCTTAAAACAATCTTTAGCTAGGGAATTGCCTGTAGTGTTGGTTTATTACCTAGATGACAACAGCGATTCTAAACAATATGCTTTTATCGTTTCTCGCTATCAAGAATTTTATGGACGGGCGGCTAGTATTATTCCCATTAATATTGATACCATTCCCCAAAAAGAGACTTTTCAACCTGATGAGGTAGGTTACTATTATAAACAAGGTATTCCTCAAACGGTGGTTTTAGATCAACAAGGTAAAGTGGTTTTCGATGAAGTTGGGCAATCTCGGTTTGAAGATGTGGACGATGTGCTACGCAAAATTTTCGATTTAGTACCTCGATCGGAATCTGTGGAATTAAAACGTAAAACCTTTAACCAGTTTAACAGTGAATTAGTTCCCCAAGCCAAGTAA
- a CDS encoding AI-2E family transporter — protein MDFGKWVSFSLVIIFIYILWQIKQILLLVFTAVVAALILNIIVKKLVDFGLKRGYAVLSSILLLFCVITFFILIIIPSFLEQFQELYNLVPLGIQKLILEVDQFKYNLSSEWANSLPDLEQILLDLQPLLNDLLKRGFIVITGVFGALLSGLLLLALTLMILVDPIPYKDGFIRLFPYFYRSRINDILLRIKIELEEWLADTFIKVISVFILTFLTLLIFNVPLVSAQAFLAACLAFIPYIGSITSVVSPMAISFLYSDWKSWAILIVYLGIYHSIDKIIIPKLRRNRVILIPANVIIGQIIFANFLGVLGLFLAFPLIIITQILIKEILIKDIFDSWKLTEEIKTLNNEELEIINEELKVINEE, from the coding sequence ATGGATTTTGGTAAATGGGTTAGTTTCAGTCTCGTAATTATTTTTATTTATATTCTTTGGCAAATAAAACAAATACTTTTGTTAGTTTTTACTGCCGTAGTTGCTGCTTTAATTCTCAATATTATCGTTAAAAAATTAGTAGATTTTGGACTTAAAAGAGGTTATGCTGTCCTCAGTTCGATCCTACTTTTGTTCTGTGTAATTACCTTTTTTATTTTAATCATAATTCCTTCTTTTTTAGAACAGTTTCAAGAATTATATAATCTTGTGCCGTTAGGGATTCAAAAATTAATTTTAGAAGTGGATCAATTTAAGTATAATCTTTCTTCTGAATGGGCTAATTCTTTACCTGATTTAGAACAAATTTTACTGGATTTACAACCATTATTAAATGATTTATTGAAAAGAGGTTTTATCGTTATCACAGGTGTTTTTGGAGCTTTATTAAGTGGCTTATTATTATTGGCTTTAACTTTAATGATTTTAGTTGATCCGATCCCCTATAAAGATGGTTTTATTCGCTTATTTCCCTATTTTTATCGATCGAGAATAAATGATATTTTACTGAGAATTAAAATTGAATTAGAAGAATGGTTAGCGGATACCTTTATTAAAGTCATTTCTGTTTTTATTCTCACTTTTTTAACCTTATTAATTTTCAATGTACCTTTAGTTTCTGCTCAAGCATTTTTAGCCGCTTGTTTAGCCTTTATTCCCTATATTGGCTCTATTACCAGTGTCGTTTCTCCTATGGCAATTTCTTTCCTTTATTCCGATTGGAAATCATGGGCTATCTTAATAGTTTATCTGGGAATTTATCATTCGATCGATAAAATAATTATTCCTAAATTACGCAGAAATCGAGTTATATTAATTCCTGCAAATGTGATTATAGGACAAATTATTTTTGCTAACTTTTTAGGCGTATTAGGTTTATTTTTAGCTTTTCCTTTAATTATTATCACTCAAATTTTAATCAAGGAAATTTTAATTAAAGATATATTTGATTCTTGGAAATTAACTGAAGAAATAAAGACACTAAATAATGAAGAATTAGAAATTATCAATGAAGAATTAAAGGTAATAAATGAGGAATAA
- the lepB gene encoding signal peptidase I, protein MTKENSDKLGVKVGFWASFKENFSIVAIGLILAVLIRIFIAEPRFIPSESMFPTLSIGDRLVVEKVSYYFTPPQDHDIVVFTPPPQLQVLGYDRDQAFIKRIIAHEGEVVAVKEGIVYVNDQPQQENYILEPPNYNLNSIVVPQGYVFVMGDNRNNSNDSHIWGFLPQENIIGKAIFTFWPPQHLGKIS, encoded by the coding sequence ATGACAAAAGAAAATAGCGATAAATTAGGGGTTAAAGTTGGTTTTTGGGCATCTTTTAAGGAAAATTTCAGTATTGTAGCTATAGGCTTAATTTTAGCAGTTCTGATACGAATTTTTATCGCTGAACCTCGTTTTATTCCATCGGAATCGATGTTTCCTACCCTCTCCATTGGCGATCGATTGGTGGTAGAAAAGGTATCATATTATTTTACTCCCCCTCAAGATCATGATATAGTGGTGTTTACTCCTCCTCCTCAATTGCAAGTTTTAGGGTACGATCGAGATCAAGCATTTATTAAAAGAATTATTGCCCATGAAGGGGAAGTAGTGGCAGTAAAAGAAGGTATTGTTTATGTTAATGATCAACCTCAACAAGAAAATTATATCCTTGAACCGCCCAACTATAACTTAAATTCGATCGTTGTACCCCAAGGCTATGTTTTTGTTATGGGGGATAATCGCAATAATAGTAATGACTCCCATATTTGGGGATTTTTACCCCAAGAAAACATTATTGGTAAAGCAATATTTACATTTTGGCCTCCCCAACATTTAGGTAAAATTAGTTAA